In a single window of the Bacteroidota bacterium genome:
- a CDS encoding DUF190 domain-containing protein gives MHFIYSFPEQNNFIDLSIYRDGGQLISHGINPYDFNDGKELRNLLRLDDVAFVEYVSQSQEVWDFYSSGNLPLSLLFFGAIEKIFNGDPVAYRIVFAFFDSILSSLIVLFLLKFWHLKKSLLNMILMLGIGALSPTLLFWGTILPEDKGLQILFMLLAIYFAKDKKIFLSAIFMGCSIAYKGLGVFVFPVCLFFLLEEPGNIFKINRPLIIKGCYFSLLTLFFSIIWFIPFLPNVLYMMLTRMDSNIGVDPSHASVWIFAKNLFPVKWLVFKNILVYAAILLWSFQFIYKKINIVAMSLFLLVLFVDILLLAGSLDRMNIGIIVSIVVFGFVNPHFARILGWYSIIAGSFHFFSLEGSSYNENHDAFYVLGYLILFSLYPLFYSEFYVNMRMELKSKLLQIFIKETDKYNNKPLLEMIINIANEHKIDKIFIRKNVENFETNSVTKAGNTLDSSLNSQVIIEIIDSEEKILNFSSNINKLLEEINGSSTIENLDHKYF, from the coding sequence TTGCATTTTATATACTCATTTCCTGAACAAAACAACTTTATTGATCTGAGTATATACAGAGATGGCGGCCAGCTAATAAGTCACGGAATTAATCCATACGATTTTAATGATGGAAAGGAGTTACGTAATTTATTGCGACTGGATGATGTAGCTTTTGTTGAATATGTTTCTCAATCACAGGAGGTGTGGGATTTTTATTCAAGTGGTAATTTGCCCCTTTCTTTATTGTTTTTTGGCGCAATTGAAAAAATATTCAATGGAGATCCGGTTGCTTATCGAATTGTTTTTGCATTTTTCGATTCTATACTATCATCTTTAATTGTACTTTTTTTACTTAAGTTTTGGCACCTTAAAAAATCATTGTTAAATATGATTCTTATGTTAGGAATTGGTGCTCTTTCTCCAACGCTTTTATTTTGGGGTACTATATTACCTGAAGATAAAGGACTGCAAATATTATTTATGTTGCTTGCAATTTATTTTGCAAAAGATAAAAAAATATTTTTGAGTGCTATTTTTATGGGATGTTCAATTGCATATAAAGGTTTGGGAGTATTTGTTTTTCCGGTTTGTCTCTTTTTTCTATTAGAAGAGCCCGGAAACATTTTCAAAATTAATCGTCCTTTAATAATTAAAGGTTGTTATTTTTCATTATTAACCTTGTTTTTTTCGATTATTTGGTTCATTCCATTTTTACCTAATGTGCTTTATATGATGTTAACAAGAATGGATTCTAACATCGGAGTAGATCCTTCGCATGCATCAGTTTGGATTTTTGCTAAAAATTTATTTCCTGTAAAATGGCTAGTATTTAAAAATATTCTTGTTTATGCAGCTATTTTATTGTGGAGTTTTCAATTTATATATAAAAAAATAAATATTGTAGCAATGTCATTGTTTTTGTTAGTTCTGTTTGTTGACATTTTACTTTTGGCTGGTAGCTTAGATAGAATGAATATCGGAATTATTGTTTCCATTGTCGTTTTTGGTTTTGTGAATCCTCATTTTGCAAGAATATTAGGTTGGTATTCAATAATTGCAGGTAGTTTTCATTTTTTTTCGCTTGAAGGCTCGTCTTACAATGAAAACCACGATGCTTTTTATGTTTTAGGATACTTAATATTGTTTAGTTTATATCCATTGTTCTATTCAGAATTTTACGTGAATATGAGAATGGAGTTAAAAAGTAAATTACTTCAGATTTTTATTAAAGAAACAGATAAATATAATAATAAACCTTTGTTGGAAATGATTATTAATATTGCCAATGAACATAAAATTGATAAGATTTTCATTCGTAAAAATGTTGAGAATTTTGAAACTAATTCTGTTACAAAAGCCGGTAATACTTTAGATTCGTCTCTTAATTCGCAAGTAATTATTGAAATTATTGATTCTGAAGAAAAAATATTAAATTTTTCTTCTAACATCAATAAATTGTTAGAAGAAATTAACGGTTCATCTACAATTGAAAATTTAGATCATAAGTATTTTTAA